A genomic stretch from Sulfobacillus thermosulfidooxidans includes:
- a CDS encoding potassium channel family protein — protein sequence MQTFSTRVKWALGLITAVLTLGTVGFHQIYHVNWLLAFYFIIAIMSTVSDSRITPHGTLQLVFNAIIIIIGTGVWIFGLSLIVSYFLESDLGHFKERRTMREIERMINHFVIIGAGRVGESIARELVDLGETVVILDPDPTRIERIRSSGLPALTINGFNADALNLAHLVKARGIALALPDDAQNLYAYLTARDINPHLQVVARAQTQESAHYLKNLGVDRIILPDLITGRRLARMLAKPVAQDLLMALLNEEGVHVQEIYVNDYDPIANQPVQNIRDIYGEAVTLIGYWHEGKLHMAPRAQDIIVPGDTVILVQVDET from the coding sequence ATGCAAACGTTTTCGACGCGAGTTAAGTGGGCATTGGGCTTGATTACAGCCGTGTTGACTCTTGGCACGGTAGGATTTCATCAGATTTACCATGTGAACTGGCTTCTGGCTTTTTATTTTATTATTGCCATCATGTCGACTGTCAGTGACTCCCGAATTACCCCTCATGGAACACTTCAGTTGGTCTTTAATGCCATCATTATTATTATCGGGACGGGCGTGTGGATTTTTGGTTTATCCCTGATTGTTTCATATTTTTTGGAATCTGATTTGGGTCATTTTAAGGAGCGACGCACAATGCGTGAAATCGAACGCATGATTAATCACTTTGTTATCATCGGAGCGGGTCGTGTGGGAGAAAGTATTGCGCGCGAGTTGGTTGATCTTGGAGAGACCGTCGTCATCTTGGACCCTGATCCCACGCGCATCGAACGAATTCGGAGTAGTGGACTGCCTGCTCTAACCATTAACGGGTTTAATGCGGATGCATTAAACTTGGCACATTTGGTAAAAGCGAGAGGCATTGCCCTCGCCTTGCCGGATGACGCCCAAAATTTATATGCCTATTTAACGGCACGCGACATCAATCCCCATCTTCAAGTTGTGGCTCGAGCCCAGACTCAGGAATCCGCACATTATTTAAAAAATTTGGGTGTTGACCGGATCATTCTGCCCGATCTCATTACGGGTAGGCGCCTGGCTAGAATGCTTGCCAAACCGGTGGCTCAGGATTTGTTGATGGCCCTTCTCAATGAAGAAGGCGTGCATGTTCAAGAAATTTATGTCAATGATTATGATCCCATCGCCAATCAACCGGTGCAAAATATTCGTGACATCTATGGCGAAGCGGTTACATTAATCGGCTACTGGCATGAAGGAAAATTGCACATGGCACCGCGGGCTCAGGATATTATCGTGCCCGGCGACACCGTCATACTCGTCCAAGTAGATGAAACCTGA
- the murI gene encoding glutamate racemase, translating to MANRPIAIFDSGEGGLTVLRRAWALYPGEHFIYGADSDHFPYGSRSLDEVRDLFLRFLEFFIKQEVKAVVIACNTATAAALDIARAQSPVPVIGVVQPGAEKAVHTSVTGRIGILSTYATYKSEVYRKAIEQCNHQAHVVQWPCPVLVTMAESGQTETEQARMAVRECLHTVFMHQVDTVVLGCTHFPHMERIFYEEVGNRAVIIDPGYETAKHLQEVLGPLRVSPGGSLTFYTTGSTTEFNRISTVLWPHMDIQAQKLVWTPKGYEVQPISRRGNLGV from the coding sequence GTGGCCAACCGACCCATTGCCATTTTCGATTCCGGAGAGGGTGGATTAACAGTTTTACGGCGCGCTTGGGCGCTCTATCCCGGAGAACACTTTATTTATGGTGCGGACTCCGATCATTTTCCTTATGGGTCACGCTCTTTAGATGAAGTGCGTGACTTATTTCTTCGATTCTTAGAATTCTTTATTAAGCAAGAGGTGAAGGCCGTCGTTATTGCATGTAATACGGCGACGGCCGCAGCATTAGACATTGCCCGGGCACAATCTCCTGTCCCTGTAATTGGTGTGGTGCAGCCTGGGGCAGAAAAAGCGGTGCATACAAGTGTTACGGGGCGCATTGGGATATTGTCGACGTATGCGACCTATAAATCTGAAGTGTACCGCAAGGCTATTGAACAATGTAATCATCAGGCGCATGTCGTGCAGTGGCCATGCCCCGTATTGGTGACCATGGCCGAATCTGGACAAACCGAAACCGAACAGGCTCGGATGGCTGTGCGAGAATGTCTACATACCGTGTTTATGCATCAGGTGGATACCGTAGTTTTAGGTTGTACTCATTTTCCGCATATGGAGCGGATTTTTTATGAGGAAGTGGGAAACCGGGCTGTGATTATTGATCCAGGTTATGAAACAGCCAAACATTTACAAGAAGTATTGGGGCCGCTACGCGTCTCGCCGGGGGGATCGTTAACGTTTTATACCACTGGCTCGACAACAGAGTTTAACCGGATTTCCACGGTTTTATGGCCACACATGGATATACAAGCACAAAAGCTGGTTTGGACCCCAAAAGGCTATGAAGTTCAACCGATCTCACGGCGCGGAAACCTCGGCGTTTAG
- a CDS encoding LuxR C-terminal-related transcriptional regulator, whose translation MVKLPAQIAPILFVRSVIPVICLTAFLCVPTHPLVFSIIAVIALIDIAVQFVSYFHHKGVMDSHFLIAFKGSWIRDLAYALTIYGIYFRYPQIPALSLSPVAVAEGMFFAASSQLIGMLSLFGGLIIIRRIIFASVGLPMIHISWLFFLITALIMAIAMGWLMTQHQETQQRLESTYGQSQKILSAIIDRILTINKIVLGEEERIRLNRLIQAVCEGDDNTGDCDKLSHTISQTLQQRQQALNLLTEREREILSLMAQNLSYRAIAHKLHVSEGTIRAHASNIMQKAHVHNRQDAVIWAQSWYLLPINGSLRTEVFQHHYKTE comes from the coding sequence GTGGTGAAGCTCCCGGCTCAGATTGCTCCCATATTATTTGTCCGATCTGTAATTCCTGTCATTTGCTTAACCGCTTTCTTATGTGTTCCCACACATCCCCTGGTATTTAGTATCATTGCAGTGATTGCGCTTATAGATATTGCCGTTCAATTTGTCTCTTATTTTCATCATAAGGGAGTTATGGATTCACATTTCCTCATAGCCTTCAAAGGATCGTGGATTCGGGACTTGGCTTATGCCTTAACCATATATGGCATCTATTTTCGCTATCCGCAGATTCCCGCATTGTCGCTCAGTCCAGTCGCTGTAGCCGAAGGAATGTTTTTCGCAGCTTCATCCCAACTCATCGGGATGCTGTCGTTATTCGGAGGACTCATTATAATTCGTCGGATCATTTTTGCCTCGGTGGGTTTACCGATGATCCATATTAGCTGGCTATTTTTCTTGATTACGGCATTAATCATGGCCATTGCTATGGGCTGGTTAATGACTCAGCATCAAGAAACGCAACAACGCCTAGAATCGACTTATGGACAAAGTCAAAAGATTCTTTCTGCCATTATTGACAGAATATTAACAATCAACAAAATCGTATTAGGAGAAGAAGAACGTATTCGTTTAAATCGCCTTATTCAGGCCGTATGTGAGGGAGATGACAATACTGGAGACTGTGATAAGTTGAGTCATACCATTTCTCAAACATTACAGCAACGTCAGCAGGCTTTAAATCTTTTGACCGAGCGTGAGCGAGAAATCTTGAGTTTGATGGCACAAAATTTGTCGTACCGGGCTATTGCCCACAAACTTCATGTCAGTGAAGGCACAATCCGTGCACACGCTAGCAACATCATGCAAAAAGCCCATGTACATAACCGCCAAGACGCCGTGATTTGGGCTCAATCATGGTACCTGTTGCCAATCAACGGGTCCCTTCGCACTGAGGTCTTTCAGCATCATTACAAGACCGAGTAA
- a CDS encoding long-chain-fatty-acid--CoA ligase: MEVPMLPMRFLHRARSLYPQKTAIICHQVEETYEDFSRRVNQLSQALHRVGVKQGDRVAYLALNCHRMIEGYYGVPQIGAILLCLNIRLHPEEIAFIINDAKPKVLIVSPQLLPLWTEIADKCPSVQHVWLMEPSVSPSLLPTYDDMLAYESPEPPNVPVIDENDVAELFYTSGTTGSPKGVMMTYRNLYAHALSTLATVNFNDEVIQIVGTVPLFHVNGWGSPHYLVAVGATQVVVPRFDPELFGEAVQRTRATHALLVPTMLNSLLNSPALDHYDFSSLQQILLGGAATAYSLIEEARNRLACECIVGYGLTETCPIVSIAYVKSSLRTLPRAEQNRLQSLTGLPAVGIDVEIFDSLGQPLPHDGQHPGELGVRADSVMKGYWNRPEDTAKAFRNGWFLTGDVAVIDAEGYINIVDRKKDIVISGGENISSLHVEDVLYAHPDILEAAVIGIPDPKWGEIPHAIIVPKAGHNISLDQLQAFCRERLGGFEVPKSWEIAESLPKTGTGKIMKHVLREKFRSPSR, translated from the coding sequence ATGGAAGTCCCTATGTTGCCTATGCGCTTTTTACATCGCGCCCGGTCTCTCTATCCCCAGAAAACAGCAATAATTTGTCATCAAGTAGAAGAAACCTATGAAGATTTTTCCCGTCGCGTGAATCAATTATCCCAGGCACTTCACCGTGTTGGGGTAAAGCAAGGAGACCGCGTAGCCTATTTGGCACTAAATTGTCACCGAATGATTGAGGGCTATTATGGTGTTCCTCAAATTGGCGCCATATTGTTATGCCTTAATATTCGCTTGCATCCTGAAGAAATTGCATTCATTATCAATGATGCTAAGCCCAAGGTCCTTATCGTCTCGCCTCAATTGCTCCCGTTATGGACGGAAATCGCAGACAAATGCCCGAGTGTACAACATGTCTGGCTCATGGAGCCCAGTGTATCTCCTAGTCTCTTGCCAACCTATGACGACATGCTGGCTTATGAATCTCCCGAGCCCCCTAATGTCCCTGTCATTGATGAAAATGATGTCGCTGAGCTTTTTTACACATCAGGAACGACCGGATCCCCCAAAGGCGTGATGATGACCTATAGAAATTTGTATGCTCATGCTCTTAGCACGTTGGCCACCGTCAATTTTAATGATGAGGTTATCCAAATCGTCGGCACAGTCCCTCTTTTTCACGTCAATGGATGGGGTTCTCCCCATTATTTAGTCGCAGTCGGAGCGACCCAAGTTGTGGTTCCCCGATTTGACCCTGAACTATTTGGTGAGGCTGTCCAACGAACCCGGGCTACGCATGCCTTACTGGTCCCTACAATGCTCAATAGCTTGTTAAATTCACCGGCTCTGGACCATTACGATTTCTCTTCGCTACAGCAAATTCTTTTAGGGGGAGCAGCCACTGCCTATTCCCTTATCGAAGAAGCGCGCAATCGTCTCGCATGTGAATGCATTGTGGGCTATGGCTTAACCGAAACGTGCCCTATTGTTTCCATTGCCTATGTTAAGTCATCGCTGAGGACCTTGCCGCGCGCAGAACAAAACCGATTGCAATCCCTAACCGGTTTACCGGCCGTAGGTATTGACGTCGAAATTTTTGATTCTTTGGGACAGCCGTTACCCCACGACGGTCAACATCCAGGCGAACTCGGGGTGCGTGCGGATAGTGTGATGAAGGGCTATTGGAATCGACCTGAGGATACCGCCAAAGCATTTCGAAATGGATGGTTTTTGACAGGCGACGTCGCCGTTATTGATGCGGAAGGCTACATCAATATTGTTGACCGCAAAAAAGATATTGTCATTTCGGGCGGTGAAAATATCTCCAGTTTGCATGTCGAAGATGTTTTATATGCACATCCTGATATCTTAGAAGCCGCGGTAATTGGCATTCCCGATCCCAAATGGGGAGAAATTCCCCATGCTATTATCGTGCCTAAAGCAGGCCACAACATATCCCTGGATCAATTGCAAGCGTTTTGCCGCGAACGCTTAGGAGGATTTGAAGTCCCCAAGTCATGGGAAATCGCAGAAAGCTTACCCAAAACAGGCACAGGCAAAATCATGAAGCATGTCTTACGGGAGAAGTTCCGGTCCCCATCACGATAG
- a CDS encoding PQQ-like beta-propeller repeat protein, producing the protein MITKRQKFTSLVLGVMMIAASGCGQQSVSAPHLGKASDKQALVTLNRLLASPFARVVLPQDMPSARIAQYYPATWTHAYANAQHNAAFEVSRAAPAWMKNGVSWFFPEARAWPLSNPNAYDTSVYGARSALPTITQFYGNATGVTVVKGIVYAESDDDFAYAINAKTGQLIWRSSPVGNHLMGDPVVLGNIVYISAGSVGFNFSAVQKYAAHQPAIRGEHVSFNGVYALNAQTGKLLWRYGTVGEAMATPVVKDGYIYFATGSGHIHCVNASTGQSVWDTFVGGIDNMSSLSVVNGKVYVSLSVPGWLYCLDAKTGQVIWKVTQPGVVNTGMGDVSPAVADHIVVMDAVADPKVIAGQKTVNTILFAVNALNGHVLWTTKMGRGPLPPAFKGGVPMIHDHVIYVGSPVNSVYQAYNLMNGRLLWTWHVPHAGPAGAGRGAPTYYQGALYVSTGPSIYALNPRTGQVLGHETLGGRFGIVNPVIVGGTIYLGNSWDWVLATPVSRVSCLIRI; encoded by the coding sequence ATGATAACAAAACGGCAAAAATTCACGTCTTTGGTATTAGGGGTCATGATGATCGCTGCCAGTGGATGTGGACAGCAAAGTGTTAGTGCGCCACATTTAGGGAAAGCTTCTGATAAGCAAGCTCTCGTGACTTTGAACCGTCTATTAGCCAGTCCTTTTGCACGCGTAGTGTTGCCCCAAGATATGCCTTCAGCCCGGATCGCACAGTACTATCCAGCCACGTGGACGCATGCTTATGCCAACGCGCAACACAATGCGGCTTTCGAAGTTTCCCGAGCGGCACCGGCATGGATGAAAAATGGCGTCTCGTGGTTTTTTCCTGAAGCGAGAGCATGGCCTTTGTCTAACCCCAATGCTTATGACACCAGTGTTTATGGGGCACGCAGTGCTTTACCGACCATTACGCAATTTTATGGCAATGCTACGGGTGTGACGGTAGTTAAAGGGATAGTATACGCGGAAAGTGATGATGATTTTGCCTACGCAATTAATGCCAAAACGGGTCAACTCATATGGCGTAGCAGTCCTGTCGGCAATCATTTAATGGGCGATCCTGTGGTATTGGGCAATATCGTTTATATTTCTGCAGGCAGTGTGGGCTTTAATTTTTCCGCAGTTCAAAAGTATGCGGCTCATCAACCGGCCATTCGGGGAGAACATGTCAGTTTTAATGGCGTTTATGCTCTTAATGCCCAAACCGGCAAGTTGTTGTGGCGGTATGGAACGGTCGGTGAAGCCATGGCCACTCCCGTCGTCAAAGATGGCTATATTTATTTTGCTACGGGCAGTGGGCATATTCATTGCGTTAATGCTTCCACTGGTCAATCGGTCTGGGATACTTTTGTTGGTGGTATCGACAATATGTCGAGCTTAAGTGTGGTGAATGGCAAGGTTTATGTATCGCTTTCCGTTCCGGGATGGCTGTATTGTCTTGATGCCAAAACCGGTCAGGTGATCTGGAAAGTGACTCAGCCCGGTGTCGTCAATACGGGCATGGGTGACGTGTCCCCTGCAGTGGCCGATCATATTGTTGTGATGGATGCCGTGGCTGATCCCAAGGTTATTGCAGGTCAAAAAACCGTAAATACCATACTTTTTGCTGTCAATGCCTTAAATGGTCATGTTTTATGGACGACGAAGATGGGACGGGGCCCATTGCCGCCGGCGTTTAAGGGGGGTGTCCCTATGATTCATGATCATGTCATTTACGTTGGCAGTCCGGTAAATAGTGTATATCAAGCGTACAATTTGATGAACGGGCGGTTACTTTGGACGTGGCATGTTCCCCATGCCGGACCGGCTGGAGCTGGGCGGGGAGCTCCTACATATTATCAAGGGGCTCTCTATGTTTCGACAGGTCCCAGTATTTATGCCTTAAATCCGCGAACTGGACAGGTTTTAGGCCATGAAACCTTAGGCGGACGTTTTGGCATTGTTAATCCCGTCATAGTGGGGGGAACGATTTATTTGGGAAATTCGTGGGACTGGGTACTCGCCACCCCCGTGTCGCGTGTATCATGCCTAATCCGAATTTGA
- a CDS encoding MFS transporter: protein MSQNLKWLYANRALRSFATAFLTVIFPLYLAVSGYSAARIGMVLTLSGIISVLLLAGVGIFGDKVGRKRAIIILSLLSFLGSLVMATSRDFWLIVLASGLGGVGKGGGAGSGGSWGPLFPAEQPLLAEAVTPENRTKVFGRISFVGVLAGALGSLVAAVPELLHDQGISWGTSYQLLFAFSAVLSIFMMIVAWPIRESRTGHGDVAPETNESAPINVKQLTGRLGLTNALNGLGFGFLGPLLTYWFYRRYGAGPAELGTLYTIINLATAIPYLLSSKISQYLGAVRAVTYTRIISIVWLALMPFMPTFWLAGFSYLLRMVFNSLGMPARQSYAMGVADKRYRSRVAAFSNLPSQLTAMVSPVIGGSEMESFLDFPIYGAVFFMSLNVLAYYLAFRHIVPPEEKNGPHPTRRLTHPVVK, encoded by the coding sequence GTGTCTCAAAATCTTAAGTGGTTATATGCCAATCGCGCCTTACGAAGTTTTGCAACCGCATTTTTAACAGTAATCTTCCCTCTCTATTTGGCGGTTTCGGGATATTCTGCAGCGCGTATTGGGATGGTATTAACCTTATCAGGAATTATCAGCGTGTTATTGTTGGCGGGAGTTGGCATCTTTGGTGATAAAGTCGGGAGAAAACGCGCTATCATTATTTTGAGTCTATTATCGTTTTTGGGTAGTCTCGTGATGGCCACGTCGCGAGACTTTTGGCTTATTGTCTTGGCATCGGGTTTAGGGGGTGTCGGCAAAGGCGGAGGAGCTGGCAGTGGCGGATCGTGGGGACCGTTATTTCCCGCTGAACAACCCTTATTAGCGGAAGCGGTGACCCCAGAAAACCGGACGAAAGTGTTTGGTCGCATTTCGTTTGTGGGAGTATTGGCAGGCGCGTTAGGCTCATTGGTCGCGGCTGTTCCCGAATTATTGCATGATCAAGGCATTTCTTGGGGAACGAGCTATCAATTGTTATTTGCCTTCAGTGCCGTATTGTCGATTTTCATGATGATTGTGGCCTGGCCCATCCGTGAATCTCGAACTGGTCACGGGGATGTGGCCCCTGAGACTAATGAATCTGCACCGATTAATGTTAAACAGCTGACGGGCCGTCTAGGGTTAACTAATGCGTTAAATGGTCTGGGCTTTGGCTTTTTGGGTCCACTTCTTACATATTGGTTCTATCGCCGTTATGGCGCAGGACCGGCGGAATTAGGCACACTTTATACCATCATTAATTTAGCCACCGCCATACCATACCTGTTATCCTCGAAAATCAGCCAATACTTGGGTGCGGTACGTGCCGTAACCTATACCCGAATTATTAGCATTGTTTGGTTAGCCCTAATGCCTTTTATGCCAACGTTTTGGTTAGCAGGATTCAGCTACCTTCTACGGATGGTCTTTAATTCCTTGGGAATGCCCGCGAGGCAGTCTTACGCAATGGGCGTGGCGGACAAACGCTACCGGAGCCGTGTAGCTGCTTTTAGTAATTTGCCGTCGCAATTGACGGCGATGGTCTCTCCCGTTATCGGCGGAAGCGAAATGGAATCGTTTTTAGATTTTCCTATCTATGGCGCGGTTTTCTTTATGAGCCTGAATGTTTTAGCATATTATTTGGCTTTTCGGCATATCGTTCCTCCTGAGGAGAAAAATGGGCCTCATCCGACCCGTCGCCTCACGCATCCTGTCGTGAAATAA